In Selenomonas dianae, a genomic segment contains:
- a CDS encoding DNA adenine methylase gives MRKNVLVAPVVKWVGGKRQLIDDLTPLFPKKITAYCEPFVGGGAVLFSLQPKIAYVNDINAELINIYEVIRDDVDALIAALSEHKNEEKYFYSIRDWDRDSETYLQRSKVQRAARIIYLNKTCYNGLFRVNNAGEFNAPYGHYKKPNIVSAPTLRAVSNYFQSTQLTFTNTDYAEVLSNVSKGTFVYLDPPYDPVSDTANFTGYTRGGFDRTEQVRLRECCDELTRRKIKFMLSNSATEFIREQYADYDITPVRAKRAINSNASKRGHVDEVVIRNYE, from the coding sequence ATGCGGAAAAACGTTCTTGTAGCCCCTGTTGTAAAATGGGTCGGCGGCAAGCGTCAACTCATAGATGATCTAACCCCTCTGTTCCCTAAGAAAATCACAGCCTATTGTGAACCGTTCGTGGGTGGAGGAGCTGTTTTGTTCTCATTACAACCTAAAATTGCTTATGTTAATGATATAAATGCAGAGCTTATTAACATCTACGAAGTGATCCGAGATGATGTAGACGCACTTATTGCCGCATTGAGCGAACACAAAAACGAGGAGAAATACTTTTACTCTATCAGGGATTGGGACAGGGACAGTGAAACCTACCTCCAACGCTCCAAGGTGCAGCGTGCCGCTCGTATCATCTATCTGAACAAAACCTGTTATAATGGTCTTTTTCGTGTAAACAATGCCGGGGAATTTAACGCGCCATATGGTCATTACAAAAAACCGAACATTGTAAGTGCGCCTACATTAAGAGCCGTCAGCAACTATTTCCAAAGCACACAACTAACCTTCACCAATACAGACTATGCCGAAGTCCTATCGAACGTATCTAAAGGAACGTTTGTTTATTTAGATCCCCCATACGATCCCGTTTCCGATACCGCTAATTTCACAGGATATACAAGAGGTGGATTTGATCGTACGGAACAGGTTCGTCTGAGAGAATGTTGTGACGAACTGACACGACGCAAAATCAAATTTATGCTCTCCAATTCGGCAACAGAGTTCATCCGTGAACAATACGCCGATTACGACATCACTCCCGTTCGCGCAAAACGCGCAATAAACTCCAACGCCTCTAAGAGGGGGCACGTCGATGAAGTGGTGATAAGAAATTATGAGTAA
- a CDS encoding alanine/glycine:cation symporter family protein, with translation MDFLNSAVGSVNDFLWTYIIIVVLVGCGLWFTFSTGFVQLRALPEMVRLLAGDLGRRPSGRKAISSFQAFCVSTASRVGVGNIAGVAIAIVTGGPGAVFWMWVIAFIGTATGFVESTLAQIYKIPRGHGLFHGGPAYYIRNALGQPAVAKLFAVLISVTFGLIYVSVQANTIALSMEKSFGIDTWVMGAVLAVLAGAVIFGGMHRIAAFASLLVPVMAGIYLLIALSVILMHIDQVPAMFALILHDAFSPQAAVGGGIGTVILTGVRRGLFSNEAGEGSIPNAAATANVTHPVKQGLVQAFGVYVDTWIVCSATAFIVLLTGQYTIGGDTTGIALAQDSLASVFGPWASSLLAVLIFLFAFSSVVGNCYYGEVNIPFFGGNTRRLLTVYRLAVVCMTFFGCVAALSLVWNLADLFMAMICLTNLYAIARLAPLARLALTDYLAQKAAGKNPVFDPAVMPDRRGIVGWDEEQFHPQKH, from the coding sequence ATGGATTTCCTCAACTCTGCGGTTGGCTCGGTCAACGATTTTCTGTGGACTTATATCATCATCGTTGTGCTCGTCGGCTGCGGTCTGTGGTTCACATTCTCGACTGGCTTCGTTCAGCTGCGTGCGCTGCCCGAGATGGTACGCCTGCTCGCGGGGGATCTTGGGCGTCGCCCGAGCGGACGCAAGGCGATCTCCTCGTTCCAAGCGTTCTGCGTCAGCACCGCCTCACGCGTCGGCGTCGGCAATATCGCGGGCGTTGCGATCGCCATCGTGACGGGCGGCCCCGGCGCTGTGTTCTGGATGTGGGTCATCGCCTTCATCGGGACGGCGACGGGCTTCGTCGAGAGCACGCTCGCACAGATCTACAAGATCCCGCGCGGACACGGTCTCTTTCACGGCGGCCCTGCGTACTACATCCGGAATGCGCTCGGGCAGCCGGCGGTGGCAAAACTCTTTGCCGTGCTCATCTCCGTGACGTTCGGTCTCATCTACGTATCCGTACAGGCAAACACGATCGCGCTCTCGATGGAGAAGTCGTTCGGCATTGATACATGGGTGATGGGGGCTGTGCTCGCCGTACTTGCGGGCGCGGTCATCTTCGGCGGGATGCACCGCATCGCCGCGTTCGCATCTCTCCTCGTACCTGTTATGGCGGGCATCTATCTCCTCATCGCGCTCAGCGTCATCCTCATGCACATAGATCAGGTACCGGCGATGTTTGCGCTCATCCTGCATGATGCGTTCAGTCCGCAGGCAGCAGTCGGCGGCGGCATCGGCACGGTCATCCTCACGGGCGTTCGCCGCGGGCTGTTCTCGAACGAGGCGGGCGAGGGCTCGATCCCGAACGCAGCGGCGACGGCGAACGTCACGCACCCTGTCAAGCAGGGGCTTGTACAGGCGTTTGGTGTCTACGTCGATACGTGGATCGTCTGCTCCGCGACCGCGTTCATCGTCCTCCTCACAGGACAGTACACCATCGGCGGCGATACGACGGGCATCGCCCTCGCGCAGGACTCGCTCGCAAGCGTCTTTGGTCCGTGGGCGTCCAGTCTCCTCGCCGTCCTCATCTTCCTCTTTGCATTCAGCTCCGTTGTCGGCAACTGCTACTATGGGGAGGTCAACATCCCGTTTTTCGGCGGGAATACACGGCGACTTCTCACCGTCTACCGCCTCGCCGTCGTTTGCATGACCTTTTTCGGCTGCGTCGCCGCGCTCAGTCTCGTGTGGAACCTCGCCGACCTATTTATGGCGATGATCTGCCTCACGAACCTCTACGCCATCGCACGCCTCGCACCGCTTGCACGCCTCGCACTCACGGACTATCTCGCACAGAAGGCGGCGGGCAAGAACCCCGTATTCGATCCTGCGGTTATGCCCGACCGACGTGGCATCGTGGGATGGGACGAGGAGCAGTTTCACCCGCAAAAACACTGA